A stretch of Aerococcus christensenii DNA encodes these proteins:
- a CDS encoding YqeG family HAD IIIA-type phosphatase, with protein sequence MFLENFLPTWLLESIYVLTPDRLKDLQVKGIITDLDNTILAWNQPDVTKELEEWVNTMQANGIQVMILSNNNKKRVRRVADPLGILYYHSARKPFRKGLRYLLGESGLNEAEVIYIGDQLLTDIWVSNRQGIRSVLVRPILDTDIIWTKLNRKMENWIFSRLQNKYTELKWRDHID encoded by the coding sequence ATGTTTTTAGAGAATTTTTTACCGACTTGGCTATTGGAGAGTATTTATGTCCTGACGCCTGATCGATTAAAAGACTTACAGGTCAAAGGAATTATCACTGACTTGGACAATACAATCCTAGCTTGGAATCAACCCGATGTGACCAAGGAATTGGAAGAATGGGTGAACACCATGCAAGCCAATGGTATTCAGGTGATGATTCTCTCGAATAATAACAAAAAACGGGTCCGTCGTGTGGCTGATCCTCTGGGCATTCTTTACTATCATTCTGCAAGGAAGCCTTTTAGAAAGGGATTGCGCTATTTATTAGGAGAGTCTGGTTTGAATGAAGCAGAAGTGATCTATATTGGCGACCAGCTGTTGACCGATATTTGGGTGTCGAATCGTCAGGGGATTCGAAGTGTTTTAGTACGTCCAATTCTAGATACGGATATTATTTGGACCAAGCTTAATCGAAAAATGGAAAATTGGATTTTTAGCCGATTACAAAACAAATATACCGAATTGAAATGGAGAGATCATATTGACTAA
- the rpmF gene encoding 50S ribosomal protein L32, which produces MAVPKRKTSKQRKNKRRTHYKLEVPGMVACPNCGEYRKSHHICPSCGFYNGEDVMNATETEEA; this is translated from the coding sequence ATGGCAGTACCAAAACGTAAAACATCCAAACAAAGAAAAAATAAACGTCGTACTCATTACAAGTTGGAAGTTCCAGGTATGGTAGCTTGTCCAAACTGTGGTGAATACCGTAAATCTCACCATATTTGCCCAAGCTGCGGCTTCTATAATGGTGAAGACGTTATGAACGCAACAGAAACAGAAGAAGCTTAA
- the thrB gene encoding homoserine kinase, with the protein MKRLRVPATSANLGPGFDSLGLAVNLYLNLEIVGESEEWIIHHDLGEDLPKDKNNLVIQTINQLAPELSPLEMRMTSDIPMTRGLGSSSTAIVAGIEVANHWANKGWTLEEKINQANRLEGHPDNVAPCLAGGLVIGVALQEDEVLWTKTSFPDAHFLALVPNYHLSTRQARSVLPKEFFFKEAVQASGLANVLVAKLMRGDLEAAGRLLERDRWHEPFRQRLVPELEAARKLLADQDGVYGTYLSGAGPTVMTLVHAQKSQQVAHLLRKNFPEAVVYDLTLDEQGSCWIED; encoded by the coding sequence ATGAAACGATTACGCGTTCCAGCGACTTCTGCGAATTTAGGCCCAGGATTTGATTCCTTAGGCTTGGCAGTGAACCTTTATCTCAACCTGGAGATCGTAGGGGAGAGTGAAGAATGGATTATTCACCATGATTTGGGAGAAGATCTTCCCAAGGATAAGAATAATCTGGTGATTCAAACCATTAACCAACTTGCGCCTGAACTCTCTCCTTTAGAGATGCGAATGACCAGTGACATCCCCATGACGCGAGGATTAGGATCGAGTTCAACAGCGATTGTGGCTGGTATTGAAGTGGCCAATCATTGGGCTAACAAGGGATGGACCTTGGAAGAGAAGATTAATCAGGCCAATCGTTTGGAAGGGCATCCTGATAATGTGGCCCCTTGTTTAGCAGGGGGACTGGTGATTGGAGTAGCTCTTCAGGAAGATGAGGTCTTATGGACGAAGACCAGTTTCCCGGATGCGCACTTCCTTGCTTTGGTTCCTAACTACCACCTTTCTACCCGGCAGGCACGCTCCGTCCTCCCCAAAGAGTTTTTTTTTAAGGAGGCGGTTCAAGCGAGCGGACTGGCTAATGTCCTGGTTGCTAAACTAATGCGTGGCGACTTAGAAGCAGCAGGGCGCTTGTTGGAGCGGGATCGGTGGCATGAGCCGTTTAGGCAGAGACTTGTCCCAGAATTGGAAGCAGCAAGAAAGCTTTTAGCAGACCAAGATGGGGTCTATGGCACCTATCTGAGCGGTGCAGGGCCAACGGTGATGACACTTGTCCATGCCCAAAAAAGCCAGCAAGTAGCCCATCTTCTCAGGAAAAACTTCCCAGAAGCAGTTGTTTATGATCTTACGCTTGATGAGCAAGGCTCTTGCTGGATAGAAGACTAA
- the rsfS gene encoding ribosome silencing factor: MNQQNSQELMKCIVRAADDRLGQDILALDVQNLTPLADYFVLVTAKNDRQLQAIVESIEEAMEEAGYTIKSKEGQAGTRWYLLDCTDVVVHVFTKDEREHYHLEKLWSDAPIVNLEGILSDEA; the protein is encoded by the coding sequence ATGAATCAACAAAACAGTCAGGAGTTAATGAAGTGTATCGTTCGAGCAGCCGATGACCGCTTGGGACAGGATATCTTAGCATTGGATGTCCAAAACTTAACGCCTCTTGCGGATTATTTTGTTTTAGTGACCGCCAAAAATGATCGGCAATTGCAAGCAATTGTGGAGAGTATTGAAGAAGCCATGGAAGAAGCAGGCTATACCATCAAGAGTAAGGAAGGGCAGGCAGGGACGCGGTGGTACTTGCTAGACTGTACAGATGTGGTCGTCCATGTCTTTACCAAGGACGAACGTGAACACTATCATCTTGAGAAATTATGGAGTGATGCACCGATCGTGAACCTTGAAGGAATTTTATCGGATGAAGCCTAA
- a CDS encoding polysaccharide biosynthesis protein, with protein sequence MRKFRLTRKRKQAIIIANDALSVMVSAALSIFLIIYYVHSNAVEYLSMALVYFFVYALLAHLQHAFLAIIRYFNIRDARRLIVTNVVAALAAYVFGNLLFEQISNRYVFLLMVFSAVFMVINRLVWKTYIDWKNHTNQQSVDEDAPRLLLVGAGEAANLFINNFSKHPERFTIIGLVDDDPNKQGTYLRNVPILGCIEDIPMIIEEKDIQVITIAAPSLPSEKVEEVVEYGNKKKITVNQMPEAERVLSGEFKMAMKDIEISDLLGRSEIHLDDEPAIRAIRGKTIMVTGGGGSIGSEICRQLLKFGPAKLLFVGHGENSIYLLDQELSNMNLKHIQAIPIIADIQDREHMLDLMNIYHPDIVYHAAAHKHVPMMEYNPTEAVRNNVFGTYNVAWAADKAGVERFVMISTDKANNPPNIMGATKRICEMIVTGFNERSQTTFSAVRFGNVLGSRGSVIPLFKKQIAAGGPVTVTHPEMRRYFMTIPEASRLVIQASALAKGGELFILKMGKEVYIKDLARKMITLSGYTLDEIPIKYVGIRPGEKLHETLIMEDEISDRKVDDNIYIGKVHNKSLEEIKAFVDTLDLSGRDDHLIDKVTAFVHRDEENALKENEE encoded by the coding sequence ATGAGAAAATTTCGGTTAACGAGAAAGCGCAAGCAAGCCATTATCATTGCCAATGATGCGTTGAGCGTAATGGTGAGTGCGGCTTTATCGATATTTTTAATTATTTATTATGTACATTCAAATGCGGTGGAATATTTGTCCATGGCTCTCGTTTATTTCTTCGTGTATGCCTTATTGGCCCATCTTCAACATGCCTTTTTGGCCATTATTCGTTACTTCAATATACGGGATGCGAGACGGTTGATAGTTACCAATGTCGTTGCAGCGCTTGCGGCTTATGTTTTTGGTAATTTGTTGTTTGAACAGATCAGTAACCGCTACGTTTTCCTTTTGATGGTTTTCTCAGCAGTCTTCATGGTCATCAATCGGTTAGTTTGGAAGACTTATATCGATTGGAAAAATCACACCAACCAACAAAGTGTAGATGAAGATGCTCCTCGTTTGTTATTGGTTGGGGCAGGGGAAGCAGCCAACTTATTTATTAATAATTTTTCCAAGCATCCTGAACGTTTTACCATTATTGGACTTGTGGATGATGATCCCAATAAGCAAGGAACCTATCTACGGAATGTTCCTATCTTAGGATGTATTGAAGATATTCCTATGATTATCGAAGAAAAAGATATTCAAGTGATTACCATTGCAGCGCCTTCCCTTCCTTCTGAAAAGGTGGAAGAAGTTGTGGAATACGGAAACAAAAAGAAGATAACTGTCAACCAAATGCCAGAAGCAGAACGGGTGCTTTCTGGGGAATTCAAGATGGCCATGAAAGACATCGAAATCTCAGACCTCTTGGGACGTTCTGAAATTCACTTGGATGACGAACCTGCTATTCGTGCTATTCGTGGAAAGACGATTATGGTGACAGGTGGTGGCGGTTCGATTGGTTCTGAAATCTGTCGTCAGCTTTTGAAGTTTGGACCTGCTAAGTTACTTTTTGTCGGACATGGGGAAAATTCCATTTACCTCTTGGACCAAGAGTTATCCAATATGAACTTGAAACATATTCAAGCTATTCCAATTATTGCAGATATTCAAGATCGGGAGCATATGTTAGATCTTATGAATATCTATCATCCAGATATTGTCTATCATGCGGCAGCTCATAAGCATGTGCCGATGATGGAATATAATCCAACGGAAGCTGTTCGAAATAATGTCTTTGGGACTTACAATGTCGCTTGGGCTGCGGATAAGGCTGGCGTGGAAAGATTTGTTATGATTTCCACGGATAAGGCGAACAATCCACCTAACATTATGGGAGCTACCAAACGGATCTGTGAAATGATTGTGACAGGATTTAATGAGCGGTCTCAAACGACCTTTTCAGCCGTTCGATTCGGAAACGTGTTGGGAAGTCGGGGATCTGTTATTCCACTCTTTAAGAAACAGATTGCAGCTGGAGGTCCTGTGACGGTGACCCATCCAGAGATGCGGCGGTACTTTATGACAATTCCAGAAGCTTCTCGTTTGGTGATTCAAGCTTCTGCCCTCGCTAAGGGTGGGGAACTCTTTATCCTCAAGATGGGTAAGGAAGTCTACATTAAAGATTTAGCACGTAAGATGATTACTCTGTCCGGTTACACCCTTGATGAAATTCCAATTAAATATGTAGGAATTCGTCCAGGAGAGAAACTTCATGAAACCTTGATTATGGAAGATGAAATAAGTGACCGAAAAGTGGATGATAATATCTATATCGGAAAAGTCCACAATAAGAGCCTAGAAGAAATTAAAGCCTTTGTGGATACTTTAGATTTGAGTGGTCGAGATGATCATTTGATTGATAAGGTGACCGCTTTTGTTCATAGAGATGAAGAAAATGCCTTAAAAGAGAATGAAGAATAG
- a CDS encoding tRNA(Met) cytidine acetate ligase has product MQEVCGIIVEWNPFHNGHRAILQSIRSHHPQAVVIALMSGNYVQRGEVAILSKWERAKMGVKYGADLVFELPFWQAVQPADGFSRGGVEALAALGVQTLVFGSEVADFKPYQVLADWLANHQKQVEGAWQERKGPRGDFARDRLQFLYDLCQKEEELKELTIDFQNRSNTLLAFRYAKANADLHSSMRLEAFKREKHYDFLSEGVELLSSSQIRHSLSQHFPASSLGESLPREMAEALDQTPRLGFLASCYPYLRYTLLTHTRPQLARYYQVYEGIEGVLQEAAKTCDTYEDFLEKVVNKRWTRYRVQRALVMVLLQVEEEEMVCFQNLRQPLVLLGATKRGRSYLKDLKKQSHSRYSILSRIGQAEEKQWPLAVRADQFYQQFVMKSDQSQVFGRTPYLRD; this is encoded by the coding sequence ATGCAAGAAGTGTGTGGAATTATTGTCGAGTGGAATCCTTTCCACAATGGGCATCGAGCTATCCTTCAATCCATTCGCTCCCACCATCCCCAAGCGGTGGTTATTGCCTTGATGAGTGGCAACTATGTCCAAAGAGGCGAAGTGGCCATCTTAAGCAAGTGGGAACGAGCCAAGATGGGGGTGAAATATGGGGCAGATCTTGTGTTTGAATTGCCTTTTTGGCAGGCCGTTCAACCGGCAGATGGGTTTAGCCGAGGGGGAGTAGAAGCCCTCGCTGCTCTCGGAGTGCAGACTTTGGTTTTTGGGAGCGAAGTGGCAGATTTTAAACCCTATCAAGTCCTGGCAGACTGGCTAGCTAACCACCAGAAGCAGGTGGAAGGGGCTTGGCAAGAGAGAAAGGGCCCGAGAGGAGATTTTGCAAGAGATCGCCTGCAGTTTTTGTATGACCTTTGTCAGAAAGAGGAAGAGTTAAAGGAGTTGACCATTGATTTTCAGAATCGGTCCAATACCCTGCTTGCTTTTCGTTATGCCAAGGCCAACGCTGACTTGCACTCGTCCATGCGACTGGAAGCTTTTAAACGAGAGAAGCATTATGACTTCCTGTCAGAAGGGGTGGAATTGCTATCGAGCAGTCAGATTCGCCATTCCCTCTCTCAACACTTTCCAGCTTCTTCGCTAGGAGAGAGCCTTCCTCGAGAGATGGCAGAAGCTTTGGACCAGACCCCACGACTTGGCTTCTTAGCGAGCTGTTATCCTTACTTGCGTTACACACTTTTGACCCATACCCGCCCTCAATTGGCTAGGTATTACCAAGTATATGAAGGGATAGAGGGAGTTCTTCAAGAGGCGGCGAAAACTTGTGACACTTATGAAGATTTCTTAGAGAAGGTAGTTAACAAACGGTGGACGCGTTACCGGGTTCAACGGGCCTTAGTGATGGTGCTTTTGCAAGTGGAGGAAGAAGAGATGGTCTGCTTCCAGAACTTGCGGCAACCTTTAGTCCTCTTAGGGGCTACCAAGCGGGGAAGAAGCTATCTAAAAGACTTGAAAAAGCAGTCGCATTCACGGTATTCTATACTTAGTCGGATAGGGCAAGCAGAAGAAAAGCAGTGGCCTCTAGCTGTTCGGGCGGATCAGTTTTATCAGCAATTTGTGATGAAGAGTGATCAAAGCCAAGTCTTTGGGCGAACGCCTTATCTCCGGGATTAA
- a CDS encoding class I SAM-dependent DNA methyltransferase, translated as MKPKYKNYQVFSQVYQQIFDESLYDQWADYVQRKIKGAFPSGTSPLRLLDLACGDGRLAVRLAQAGYQVSGIDLSEEMVALAEELSVEEDCYILFQLGDMRNFEISEKVAVVTLFCDSLCYLKDVDEIKATFSQVYQALEEKGLFLFDIHSAYQMNQVYPTFHWVEEWEDAVFTWRSEQVRGENTIDHCLNIFVQEGEDYHRYQECHQEQIFAPDVYKDLLEEVGFHTIEVSADFKEDPASLTSRRLFFKAEKG; from the coding sequence ATGAAGCCTAAATATAAGAACTATCAAGTTTTTAGCCAAGTTTATCAACAGATTTTTGATGAAAGCTTGTATGACCAATGGGCAGATTATGTTCAAAGAAAGATCAAGGGGGCCTTTCCTTCTGGGACAAGCCCTCTTCGTTTGTTAGATCTCGCTTGTGGAGATGGGAGATTAGCTGTTCGCTTGGCTCAAGCGGGCTATCAAGTGAGTGGAATCGACTTATCAGAAGAAATGGTGGCCTTGGCAGAAGAATTATCGGTAGAAGAGGACTGTTATATTCTCTTCCAGCTTGGAGATATGCGGAATTTTGAAATCTCAGAAAAGGTTGCGGTGGTTACGCTGTTCTGTGATAGCTTGTGTTATCTCAAGGATGTCGACGAGATCAAGGCAACCTTTTCTCAAGTTTATCAAGCTTTGGAGGAGAAGGGCCTTTTCCTTTTTGATATTCATAGTGCCTATCAGATGAATCAAGTCTATCCGACCTTTCATTGGGTGGAAGAGTGGGAAGACGCTGTCTTTACCTGGCGGAGTGAACAAGTCCGTGGAGAAAATACCATTGATCACTGCTTGAACATCTTTGTGCAAGAAGGGGAGGACTATCACCGCTATCAGGAGTGCCATCAGGAACAAATTTTTGCACCTGATGTGTATAAAGACTTGCTAGAAGAGGTAGGCTTTCACACGATTGAAGTGTCAGCAGATTTTAAGGAAGATCCAGCTTCTTTGACAAGTCGGCGACTTTTCTTTAAGGCAGAGAAGGGGTAA
- the yqeH gene encoding ribosome biogenesis GTPase YqeH → MTNQESYIDLRCIGCGAFLQTDHPKERGYTPNSAYQKGLETGDLYCQRCFKLRHYNTLDKVQMTAQEFLMSLNQLAEKDVLIVNVVDVFDLAGSLLPGLQRFAGNNPIVFVANKVDLLPSSVKENKLIAWMKRYLKSQGIKVAGIFLTSAKKYRQMDELLDFINAHRKGRDVYVIGVTNVGKSTLINSLLKSRGLEGDVITTSYFPGTTLDVIEIPLDDHSKLLDTPGVIQEGQMTSLLEAKALAQVLPKKMVKPRTYQLNPGQTLFLGGLARFDFEGMKRSGVTVYLSNALDIHRRKTEGADAFYQKHLGSLLTPPMGRQADWPEIRRHAFTLKEAQDLAIAGLGWIHCPADSRVAVYVPKGIDVILRQPLI, encoded by the coding sequence TTGACTAATCAAGAAAGTTACATCGACTTGCGGTGTATAGGATGTGGAGCGTTTTTGCAGACCGATCATCCTAAAGAACGAGGTTATACGCCAAATAGTGCCTATCAAAAGGGACTAGAAACTGGCGACTTGTACTGTCAGCGGTGTTTTAAACTCCGGCACTATAATACGCTCGATAAGGTTCAAATGACAGCTCAAGAGTTCTTAATGAGTTTGAATCAACTGGCCGAGAAGGACGTTTTAATTGTGAATGTAGTGGATGTGTTTGACCTAGCGGGGTCTCTGTTGCCCGGTTTGCAACGTTTTGCAGGAAACAATCCGATTGTATTCGTCGCTAACAAAGTTGACCTCCTTCCTTCTTCGGTGAAGGAGAATAAGTTGATTGCCTGGATGAAGCGCTACCTCAAAAGCCAAGGCATCAAAGTTGCCGGAATTTTCCTAACGAGTGCGAAGAAATATCGGCAGATGGATGAGTTGTTGGATTTTATCAATGCTCACCGAAAGGGAAGAGATGTCTATGTCATTGGGGTCACCAACGTCGGAAAGTCGACCTTGATCAATAGCCTCCTAAAGAGTCGAGGCCTTGAGGGAGATGTGATTACGACAAGTTACTTCCCAGGGACGACCTTGGATGTGATTGAGATTCCTTTGGACGACCATTCTAAACTTTTGGATACCCCAGGGGTCATTCAAGAGGGACAGATGACGTCTCTTTTAGAAGCTAAGGCTTTAGCTCAAGTCCTTCCTAAAAAAATGGTGAAACCGAGAACCTACCAGTTGAATCCTGGACAGACGCTCTTCTTGGGGGGGTTGGCTCGGTTTGACTTTGAAGGAATGAAGAGAAGTGGAGTCACCGTCTATCTTTCTAATGCGTTAGACATTCACCGTCGGAAGACAGAAGGAGCCGACGCCTTTTATCAGAAGCACTTGGGATCTTTGTTAACTCCACCTATGGGAAGACAGGCGGATTGGCCGGAGATCAGGCGGCATGCCTTTACTTTGAAAGAAGCACAAGATCTAGCGATTGCTGGTCTGGGGTGGATACATTGCCCAGCAGATAGTCGCGTAGCAGTTTATGTACCTAAAGGAATTGACGTGATTCTTCGTCAGCCTCTGATTTAA
- a CDS encoding nicotinate-nucleotide adenylyltransferase: MAKQEVDLALDIQTERAVFLPQKRIGLMGGTFNPVHVGHLLMAEQVYDKLGLDRIDFMPSHFPPHVDPKKTLPAEDRLEMLKLALGDNPHFGLETIELERLGKSYSVETLEILTTLHPENEYYFIIGGDMVDYLPKWYRIEDLVKMVHFVGVKRPGYVGQTSSFPIIYVDSPSCDVSSTAIRQAVASGHSIRYLVPEAVRHYIKEKGLYYEQG, translated from the coding sequence GTGGCAAAACAAGAGGTAGATTTAGCGTTAGACATTCAAACAGAAAGAGCCGTCTTTCTTCCTCAAAAAAGAATTGGGTTGATGGGAGGCACTTTTAATCCTGTTCATGTGGGACATTTGCTAATGGCTGAGCAGGTCTATGACAAGTTAGGATTAGATCGTATCGATTTTATGCCTAGTCATTTTCCCCCGCATGTGGATCCTAAAAAGACTCTGCCAGCTGAAGACCGTTTAGAGATGCTGAAGTTGGCTTTAGGGGATAACCCACATTTTGGCTTGGAAACTATTGAGTTAGAACGCCTAGGCAAGTCTTATTCAGTCGAAACGTTGGAAATCTTAACCACCCTCCACCCAGAAAATGAATATTACTTTATTATTGGGGGAGATATGGTAGATTACTTGCCTAAGTGGTATCGGATTGAAGATTTGGTGAAGATGGTTCACTTTGTAGGAGTGAAGCGACCGGGGTATGTGGGGCAAACGTCCTCTTTCCCTATTATCTATGTTGATAGTCCCTCCTGCGACGTGTCTTCTACCGCGATTCGGCAAGCGGTAGCGAGTGGACACAGTATCCGCTATCTTGTTCCAGAAGCGGTGCGACACTATATCAAAGAAAAGGGGCTTTATTATGAGCAAGGATGA
- a CDS encoding YceD family protein yields the protein MKWSIQELSFLARDPLFLQETLDLEEALQARCQEVLAASAVEVTGMVLYEEETVLVQLQIALTITLPSSRSLQPVEVAMQFPMKERYLPLGVTQTFGDDDQTIVLDLEGDTVDLDQAIVDNILTRIPLKRLTPDELKATQLLSGEDWNLMTEATFATNKAHQQTGDPRLAKLQELFKDQTSEN from the coding sequence ATGAAATGGTCAATCCAAGAATTAAGTTTTTTGGCAAGAGACCCTCTTTTCCTTCAAGAAACGTTGGATCTTGAGGAAGCTCTTCAAGCCAGATGCCAAGAAGTTCTCGCTGCATCTGCAGTGGAAGTGACGGGTATGGTTCTCTATGAAGAAGAGACGGTCTTGGTTCAATTACAAATCGCATTAACGATTACGCTACCGTCTTCACGTTCCTTACAACCTGTAGAAGTAGCCATGCAGTTTCCAATGAAAGAACGCTATCTTCCTTTAGGAGTGACGCAAACTTTTGGCGATGATGATCAAACGATTGTGCTGGACTTAGAAGGAGACACAGTGGACTTAGACCAGGCGATAGTGGATAATATCCTCACGCGGATTCCACTCAAGCGCTTGACACCTGATGAATTGAAAGCAACGCAATTATTGTCGGGTGAAGATTGGAATTTAATGACAGAAGCGACCTTTGCAACCAATAAAGCCCATCAGCAGACAGGGGATCCCCGTCTTGCAAAGTTGCAAGAATTGTTCAAGGATCAGACTTCTGAGAATTAA
- a CDS encoding homoserine dehydrogenase codes for MKIKHIGLLGLGTVGSGVARIIRDHQEKIQNQFGFSVQVDKVLVRDPKKIPEEFRGSFTVVSDYREIMEDPAIDLVVEVMGGIDFAKECLEAAFFNHKPVVTANKDLIAAYGKDLTRQAEEAGVSLRYEASVAGGIPILRALRESLAGDKLESVTGILNGTTNFILTKMTQEGADYAEVLKEAQALGFAEADPTSDVDGLDALRKVVILCKIAFGADVPMAKIPVQGIREVTPQDIQLAKDWGLVMKLLGRIQTSEQGEIFAEVAPFLVAKGHPLSQVDHEMNSIYTQGKASGTLMFYGAGAGELPTASAVLGDLLTICQELEQGVRPVAFARYEQELAWMSEDEVQARHFFHLAMAKDSQSLTPLLDQLGIHLEKSLVVPHDSKEGWTDFVGITELISYAQRQEFMAKVEACDQLVLRSVYGLMD; via the coding sequence ATGAAGATTAAGCATATTGGCCTTTTAGGGTTAGGAACCGTTGGATCGGGAGTGGCCCGGATCATTCGTGATCACCAAGAAAAAATTCAAAATCAGTTTGGCTTTTCTGTTCAAGTGGACAAAGTGTTGGTCAGAGACCCTAAGAAGATTCCCGAAGAGTTTCGGGGAAGTTTTACAGTGGTGAGTGATTATCGAGAGATTATGGAAGATCCAGCGATTGATCTCGTGGTTGAAGTTATGGGAGGCATTGATTTTGCAAAAGAATGTCTAGAAGCTGCCTTCTTTAACCACAAGCCGGTAGTGACTGCCAATAAGGATTTGATCGCTGCTTACGGTAAGGACTTAACGAGGCAAGCAGAGGAAGCAGGAGTTAGCCTCCGCTATGAAGCCTCTGTAGCTGGAGGTATCCCGATTTTAAGAGCTTTAAGAGAGAGCTTGGCGGGAGACAAATTAGAGAGTGTTACCGGTATATTGAACGGAACGACCAACTTTATCTTGACGAAGATGACCCAAGAGGGGGCAGACTATGCAGAAGTTCTCAAGGAAGCTCAAGCTTTAGGGTTTGCAGAAGCGGATCCAACGTCAGATGTCGACGGACTGGATGCTTTGAGAAAGGTCGTTATTCTCTGTAAGATTGCTTTTGGAGCGGATGTCCCTATGGCAAAAATTCCAGTTCAAGGGATTCGTGAAGTGACCCCACAAGATATTCAACTTGCCAAAGACTGGGGGCTGGTGATGAAACTCTTAGGTCGGATCCAAACGTCGGAACAGGGAGAAATTTTTGCGGAAGTCGCTCCTTTCTTAGTGGCTAAAGGTCATCCGCTTTCCCAGGTAGATCATGAAATGAATTCCATTTACACCCAAGGGAAGGCTTCAGGCACTTTGATGTTTTATGGGGCAGGGGCTGGTGAACTCCCAACGGCGTCTGCGGTTTTGGGAGATCTCTTAACGATTTGCCAAGAATTGGAACAAGGCGTTCGACCAGTCGCTTTTGCCCGGTATGAGCAGGAATTGGCATGGATGTCAGAAGATGAAGTTCAAGCTCGTCACTTCTTCCATTTGGCGATGGCGAAGGATAGTCAATCTCTCACTCCCCTTTTAGATCAGTTAGGGATTCACTTAGAGAAGAGCCTTGTAGTCCCTCATGATTCCAAAGAGGGCTGGACGGACTTTGTAGGGATAACAGAGCTTATCTCGTACGCTCAACGACAAGAGTTTATGGCAAAGGTAGAAGCGTGTGACCAGCTTGTCTTGCGGTCTGTCTATGGACTGATGGATTAG
- a CDS encoding YhbY family RNA-binding protein: MNNKQKKAIKQVGQFLKPIFQIGKNDLTDEMIEQFDYALEKREIIKISILQNSAVTAEEALGELEEALHLEFAYSIGHTLVLYRASQQMKKRDLSLRVAALEG; the protein is encoded by the coding sequence ATGAATAACAAGCAGAAAAAAGCCATTAAACAGGTGGGGCAGTTCTTAAAACCTATTTTTCAAATTGGAAAAAATGATTTAACCGATGAAATGATTGAACAATTTGACTATGCCCTTGAAAAGAGAGAAATTATAAAAATTAGTATTCTACAAAATTCTGCAGTGACTGCAGAAGAAGCATTAGGGGAACTTGAAGAAGCTTTGCATTTAGAGTTTGCTTATAGTATTGGACATACTTTGGTTCTCTATCGGGCTTCTCAACAAATGAAGAAACGCGATCTTTCTTTAAGAGTAGCAGCCTTAGAGGGTTAG
- the yqeK gene encoding bis(5'-nucleosyl)-tetraphosphatase (symmetrical) YqeK: protein MSKDEINYSKSYVAVDREKIVHSLQSELSPHRFQHCLRVEETARRLAEKYGQDKEKAGLAGLLHDYAKEASKETLLSYQEHPDYDPDWLNYGNAIWHGPLAAMRAVDQFGLKDEEIYQAIFHHTVGSLKWTPTAKIVYLADYIEPGRDFPGVEEARQATERSLDEGVTYKLTHSLTYLVNNHLRIYPRTLEVYNQWFGDQEKKI, encoded by the coding sequence ATGAGCAAGGATGAAATTAATTATTCAAAATCTTATGTTGCCGTTGATCGGGAGAAGATTGTTCATTCCCTCCAATCTGAACTTTCTCCTCACCGCTTTCAACATTGTTTGCGGGTCGAAGAGACTGCTAGACGTTTGGCTGAGAAGTATGGACAGGATAAGGAAAAGGCAGGCTTGGCAGGCCTTCTCCACGATTATGCTAAAGAAGCTTCCAAGGAGACCCTCCTCTCTTATCAGGAACATCCGGACTATGATCCTGATTGGTTGAATTATGGCAATGCGATCTGGCATGGACCGTTAGCCGCTATGCGTGCGGTAGATCAATTTGGATTGAAAGATGAAGAGATTTACCAGGCAATTTTTCACCATACAGTAGGGAGTTTGAAGTGGACGCCGACTGCAAAGATCGTTTACCTGGCAGACTATATCGAACCTGGGCGCGATTTTCCCGGGGTAGAGGAAGCTAGACAAGCCACTGAACGTTCTTTAGACGAGGGCGTGACTTATAAACTTACTCATTCTTTAACTTACCTCGTGAATAATCACTTGCGTATTTATCCGCGTACCTTAGAGGTTTATAATCAGTGGTTTGGAGACCAGGAGAAGAAAATTTAA